In Trichocoleus desertorum NBK24, the following are encoded in one genomic region:
- a CDS encoding peptidoglycan recognition family protein: MLKVLQAPTAPVLVKQKFSIVGTTSAENAGKVIALTIDDQIKTSGPAVGQDGAWRVEFVFLQPGNRQLEVAIANESVDVPIEVVAEAPKAIVSSRLRFAPLPKNVRAEAAFILSGFADAYQDGDQLILRADKTIELARPRVQAGRWQASLLLHGSGKRLIEIIGSDQDRAQTTLEVQPAELQVQPRSIWTNKPTPSDVANLQPQRITIHHTFISPTLSPSASQTAEIQRMRQLWQGHVGGNGWSDIGYHYVIMPSGRIYEARFERKRGAHDVINDGLGVAFDGVYSSATITPAQFQSAVALCTTLCKRYGINDPVKLVPTPTDAFGIRQLPRICAHRDRVQTECPGSGAGRTVRLEEIRQAVRQRL; the protein is encoded by the coding sequence ATGCTCAAAGTTCTTCAAGCCCCCACAGCTCCGGTGCTAGTTAAGCAGAAATTCTCTATAGTAGGGACGACCTCTGCCGAAAATGCTGGCAAAGTCATTGCTTTAACCATTGATGACCAAATCAAAACTTCTGGGCCAGCCGTGGGACAAGATGGAGCTTGGCGGGTGGAGTTCGTGTTTTTACAACCCGGTAACCGTCAGCTAGAAGTGGCGATCGCAAATGAAAGCGTTGATGTGCCGATCGAAGTGGTAGCAGAGGCTCCAAAAGCTATCGTCTCGTCTCGCCTGCGCTTTGCTCCCCTGCCTAAAAACGTTCGTGCAGAAGCAGCGTTTATTCTGAGCGGCTTTGCAGATGCTTACCAAGATGGGGATCAGTTAATTCTTAGAGCTGACAAAACCATTGAGCTGGCTCGTCCCCGAGTCCAAGCAGGGCGATGGCAAGCAAGTCTGCTATTGCATGGGTCTGGCAAGCGCCTGATTGAGATTATTGGCTCCGACCAAGACCGAGCCCAAACCACTTTAGAGGTTCAGCCTGCGGAGTTACAAGTTCAGCCGCGCAGCATTTGGACCAACAAACCAACTCCTTCTGACGTAGCCAACCTGCAACCCCAACGGATTACAATTCATCACACTTTCATCAGTCCGACTTTGTCGCCCAGTGCTAGCCAGACCGCAGAAATTCAGCGGATGCGGCAACTCTGGCAAGGCCATGTCGGCGGTAATGGCTGGAGCGATATTGGCTATCATTACGTGATCATGCCGAGTGGCAGAATTTATGAAGCTCGCTTTGAGCGCAAACGGGGGGCTCACGATGTGATTAATGATGGGCTGGGAGTCGCCTTTGATGGAGTTTACAGCAGCGCTACCATCACGCCTGCGCAATTTCAATCGGCTGTGGCTCTTTGCACTACATTGTGCAAGCGCTATGGCATTAATGACCCGGTGAAACTTGTCCCAACCCCTACCGATGCCTTTGGGATTCGCCAACTTCCCCGGATTTGTGCCCATCGCGATCGCGTTCAAACGGAGTGCCCCGGCTCTGGAGCAGGTCGCACAGTTAGGCTAGAAGAAATTCGTCAAGCTGTCAGACAACGGCTTTAG
- the wecB gene encoding non-hydrolyzing UDP-N-acetylglucosamine 2-epimerase, with product MQQFPIRVCVTLGTRPEAIKMAPVIQQFRRSDLFDTHVVLTGQHREMVAQVMQLFDLQADQDLAIMQPQQTLTDITCRSLQGLERLFKEIDPQIVLVQGDTTTAFAAAIAAFYQKIPVGHVEAGLRTDDLYNPYPEEANRRLISQLTQLHFAPTSLAVEHLQRSGVVGEVHQTGNTVIDALLSVAAQRPICNIPGLDWQQHRVLLATVHRRENWGEPLQDIGQSFLQILDKFPDTALLLPLHRNPTVREPLQALLGQHPRAFLTEPLDYADLVGAIQRCHLLLTDSGGLQEEAPSLGKPVLVLRETTERPEAIAAGTAKLVGTRPSNVVSTASNLLSNPTAYEAMATAVNPFGDGRAAERILQIVTQYFG from the coding sequence ATGCAGCAATTTCCCATTCGAGTTTGCGTGACGTTAGGCACCCGCCCGGAAGCCATCAAAATGGCCCCCGTGATTCAACAGTTTCGGCGTTCCGACCTTTTTGACACGCATGTAGTTTTGACGGGTCAACATCGAGAAATGGTTGCCCAGGTCATGCAACTGTTTGACCTGCAAGCCGATCAAGACTTGGCGATTATGCAGCCTCAGCAAACCCTGACTGATATCACTTGCCGCAGTTTGCAAGGGTTAGAGCGTCTATTTAAGGAGATTGATCCGCAGATTGTTTTAGTGCAAGGAGATACCACCACAGCATTTGCTGCTGCGATCGCCGCGTTTTACCAAAAAATTCCGGTGGGTCATGTCGAAGCGGGTTTGCGAACAGACGACCTCTACAACCCTTACCCAGAGGAAGCGAATCGGCGGCTGATTTCGCAACTGACTCAGCTTCATTTTGCCCCGACCAGTTTAGCTGTGGAGCATTTGCAGCGCTCTGGCGTGGTAGGCGAAGTTCACCAAACAGGTAATACGGTGATTGATGCTTTGCTATCTGTGGCAGCCCAACGCCCTATCTGTAATATTCCTGGTTTAGATTGGCAGCAACATCGAGTTCTTCTAGCCACCGTACATCGTCGGGAAAACTGGGGTGAGCCTTTGCAAGATATTGGTCAAAGCTTTCTCCAAATTCTCGATAAATTCCCTGATACCGCTTTACTGCTACCGCTCCACCGCAATCCAACGGTACGAGAACCCTTGCAAGCACTTCTAGGCCAGCATCCTAGAGCCTTTCTGACTGAACCTCTAGATTATGCTGATTTGGTTGGGGCGATCCAACGCTGTCATTTGCTGCTTACGGACTCCGGCGGGCTACAAGAAGAAGCTCCAAGCCTGGGCAAGCCTGTGTTGGTGTTGCGGGAAACCACAGAACGACCTGAAGCGATCGCGGCTGGTACTGCCAAGTTAGTTGGGACACGACCCTCTAATGTGGTGAGCACAGCATCTAACCTCCTCAGCAACCCTACCGCTTATGAAGCGATGGCAACGGCGGTTAACCCGTTTGGCGATGGGCGAGCGGCTGAGCGAATCTTGCAAATTGTGACTCAATATTTTGGTTAA
- a CDS encoding response regulator transcription factor, with protein sequence MAGQVLLVDDEPGLREAVQAYLEDSGFAVDVAGNAHEGWQLLQQRLPDLVISDVMMPQVDGYQFLKQMREDPRFKTLPVVFLTARGMTSDRIQGYQAGCDAYLPKPFDPDELVAIVENLLERRTSRTGTEDGDTPDIADMARQIAEIKALLTQRNGISTTPASIPIDFTPREQSVLDLVSEGLMNKEIARRLDTSVRNVEKYVSRLFSKTGTNSRTELVRYALEHGLTK encoded by the coding sequence ATGGCGGGACAGGTGCTGTTGGTAGATGATGAACCAGGTTTGCGCGAGGCAGTGCAGGCTTATTTGGAAGACAGCGGTTTTGCTGTAGATGTTGCGGGTAATGCTCACGAAGGCTGGCAACTTTTACAGCAAAGGCTACCTGACCTAGTGATTTCTGATGTGATGATGCCGCAAGTAGACGGCTACCAGTTTCTCAAACAAATGCGGGAAGATCCACGCTTTAAAACGCTGCCCGTGGTGTTCTTAACAGCTAGAGGCATGACTAGCGATCGCATTCAGGGATACCAAGCGGGTTGTGATGCTTATCTGCCCAAACCTTTTGACCCAGATGAACTAGTTGCGATCGTGGAGAATCTGTTAGAGCGACGAACTTCTAGAACAGGCACCGAGGATGGAGACACTCCAGATATTGCGGATATGGCTCGTCAGATTGCTGAGATTAAAGCCCTCTTGACGCAGCGCAATGGGATTTCAACCACGCCAGCGTCGATTCCGATTGATTTTACTCCACGCGAGCAGAGCGTGCTTGACCTTGTCTCCGAAGGCTTGATGAATAAAGAAATTGCTCGTCGCCTCGACACTAGTGTGCGGAACGTAGAAAAGTATGTCAGTCGCTTATTCAGCAAAACTGGAACCAACAGCCGTACTGAACTGGTACGGTACGCCCTTGAGCATGGCTTGACAAAATGA
- a CDS encoding TIGR00725 family protein: MPKVVIGVMGPGATATATDLQNAYAVGQLIAAEGWVLLTGGRNSGVMHAASQGAKQAGGLTIGILPAADKTALSDAIDIAVLTDMGSARNNINVLSSEVVIACGMGAGTASEIALTIKAQKKVILLNDNDPSQTFFRELAPEAVFVVDQPAAAIEIVKAVVCDRPVFN; encoded by the coding sequence ATGCCAAAAGTGGTGATTGGAGTCATGGGGCCTGGAGCTACTGCAACTGCGACAGACCTACAAAATGCCTACGCAGTAGGTCAACTGATTGCTGCCGAAGGCTGGGTTTTGCTGACGGGAGGACGGAACAGTGGCGTGATGCATGCCGCTAGCCAAGGTGCCAAACAAGCAGGCGGACTCACAATAGGAATTTTGCCCGCTGCTGACAAGACCGCCCTATCAGATGCGATCGATATCGCAGTTTTGACAGATATGGGCAGCGCCCGCAACAACATCAATGTTCTCTCTAGCGAAGTTGTAATTGCCTGCGGTATGGGTGCGGGTACGGCCTCAGAAATTGCCCTGACGATCAAGGCTCAGAAGAAAGTCATTTTGCTAAACGATAACGACCCTAGCCAAACTTTTTTTCGGGAGCTAGCGCCTGAGGCTGTATTTGTCGTGGATCAACCAGCAGCGGCGATAGAAATAGTCAAGGCAGTGGTCTGCGATCGCCCAGTCTTCAACTAA